Genomic DNA from Polycladomyces subterraneus:
ATGTCCTTGCAACTCAGCGAGCGCCTGGGAACGCTGTTTGGTCCGCTGACGCAGGCGTTGATAAAAATATTTGACCGCCACTCCATAGAAGGGAAACACAGATAAAGCGATCACTGTCATCAACGGATCCATCCACGCCATCGCTACTGCGGCAAACGAAATGGTGAACAAATCCAACCAAACATTCATCATCCCGGTCACGACAAACTCTTTTGTTTGTTCGACATCGTGGATTACCCGGGAAATAATCTGTCCCACTTTCTGATTATGATAAAACCGCAATGACAACTTTTGCAGGTGATCAAACAAACGGTTGCGTATGTCAAACAATACCTTGCTCGCCGTCCATTGGGCGAAATATTGCCGGTAGTATTCAATCGGATAGCGAATGAAAGTAAAAATGAAAAAAGTCCCCGCCAACAGCCAGAGTAACCGTCTGATTTTCTCTTCTGCGGGCAGCTGGACCAATAAAATGTCGTCTACGGCATATTTCAGGACCAATGGCAGCAACAAGGGGATTCCGAATTTGCATATGCCAACCACCATCGTCCACACAATGTGCTTCCGATAGGGTCGTACAAAACGGAGATACCTCCGAATACTGCCCATGCAATCCTCTCCTGAACGATAGGATATGTTGGGGTAGCCAGCATGTCAACATGATGACATTCGCTTTGGAACGTACATGATCGCAGGTTGTCAAATGAATTATACCAAAAAGTTGCAGGACTGGCGAGAGGCGAAAGCTCTGTCCCCTCGTCCTTTCTCACTATTGAATGGTCTTTTCCACCGCATTGGCCAACCGTTTGCGCACAATGGCGATGGCCGGTCCTTCACGAGTGGGGTGGACCCGATTGGTTAATAAGATCAGCATCCAACCATCCTCTCGATCCAAGACGATGGACGTCCCCGTAAATCCGGTGTGGCCTGCCCGTTTCCCATCAGTATGCTCTCCCATATACCCCGGTTGATGAAGCTCCCATCCGAGTCCGCGATTCACATGAGGAATCGTACTTGTTTGCAACCGGAACATTTCCCGAACGGATGACGGATGAAGCACCCGTACCCCACCCAATGATCCTTCGTTTAAAAACATCTGACCGAACCGTGCGAGATCACCTACCGTGGAAAACAACCCTGCATGCCCCGCCACTCCTCCTAACGCCCAGGCGTTTTCATCGTGTACCTCCCCCCAGACAAGACCGCGCGAAGGAACGATTTGCTCCTCAGTTGGCGCGATCCGCGCTTTCCATGTATCTGGCGGACGAAATCCGGTGGAAGACATGGAGAGTGGTAGCAGGATTTTCTCTTGCATAAATTGATCCAGATACTTTCCCGAAACACGGTGAACCAATTCGCCCAACACCATATAGCCGATATCACTGTATATGTATAGGGTTCCGGGAGTTGCCACGGGTTTTGTCCCCATCGCCACCCGCATCCGTTTTTCCGGCAGACCGGAATTTTGGAATAGCGGCAAATTGGCCGGCAATCCGCTCGTATGGGAAAGCAGATAACGAACTGTAATGGATTCTTTTCCTTCACTGGTGAAATCGGAGAGATAACGTCCCACAGGGTCGTCCAATGAGATCCGCCCCTGTTCAACCAATCGCATCACTGCCGTTGCCGTAAACAATTTCGTCAACGAAGCCACATCATAAACGGTATTCGTCGTGGCTTGAACCGCTTGTGTCAAGGGGGTTTTTCGTGCATCTCGATACCGTGCGGCCCAACCGTATGCCCGCACTTTGGCAATCATGCCGTTTCTGGCCACCAGCACGACACCTCCGGGAATCACGCCTTTTTCCACAGCTTGTTGCATGATCCCGTCGATTTCATTCCATTCGTTCCGCTTCATCTCCATTTCCTCCGTTTGTCTGATCATAATCGAAGTCAGGATTGAGATCTCCCCCTTGACCGACACACCGATCGTCATGGCTACGCCCAATAACAGCAACCGAAGTTATCCACGTCTTGGCCATCTCACGTGCATCAAAACCATCCCCTCCCAGCAATATATGCCTCCCATTCCCTCACGATTCGATGACAGGGGGTGTTTGAAAACGAAAAATGGCTCTGTCTGGGGATTCAAACCCCAGACAGAGCCATTTCTATCCTGTGCGCCTCAATGACGGGCTTTCTCCAACGCCGGCAAGAGTTTCGGGTTGAGAATCTTGATATAGGTTCCTTTCATCCCCAACGAACGCGACTCTACCACACCGGCACTTTCCAGCTTGCGGAGCGCGTTGACGATGACCGAACGGGTAATGCCGACGCGATCGGCAATCTTACTGGCCACCAACAACCCTTCGTTGCCGTCCAGTTCTTTGAAAATGTGCTCAGCTGCTTCCAATTCACTGAAAGACAACGAATTGATCGCCAATTGCACCACCGCACGACTGCGCGCCTCTTCTTCGATTTGTCCGGCACGCTCCCGCAGAATTTCCATGCCGACAACAGTTGCTCCATATTCGGCCAAAATCAGGTCGTCGTTGACGAACTCCTCGTTCAAGCGGGACAAGACCAGCGTGCCCAAATGATCGCCGCCGCCGACGATCGGTACCAATGTCGTGTATCCAGTTCGGAACATGTCTTTCATCTCCGTCGGATAAGCCGTATACGGGCTGTCCACACTGATGTTGGCTGTGGTTTTTTCCACTTCCATCAGCAAGCGGGCATACTCGGCAGGGAATTGGCGTTCACGCAGGTATTGTTGCATCCGTTCGTTTTCAATTTCATGGTCGATGGCCATTCCCAACAATTTTCCATCCGGGTTGACCACATAGATATTGGCTTGAATGACGTCACACAATGCTTGGGCCACATCGTCGAAATCGACCAAATGATGACCGACATTCTTTTGTAAGATGCGAGAAATGCGTCGCGTTTTGTTCAGCAGATCCATTGAACAGTTCCTCCTTTGATTTCTTTTACCTTTTATTTTCTTAAAGTCTTCAAGAGCCCCTGAATTTTCCAGGGGTATCGGAAATAATCCCCTCTCGAACCCTCAATTGTTTTTTGGTATACTTCCGAATCGGAACGCTCACACTTTCACTATTATGAGCCATTTGACGAATTTCGGGAAATCAATTTGTGAACTCTTTTTGACTTTTGCTATTATTGCAAATTGATTCCCTTCCTATGTTTCCCTTTTCGTTACAAAAAGGCTTCCAATGAGGGGCGATACAAGATCAACTCCACTTTTCCGTTGATCAAATGGTACGGTACCAAACCGACGCTCTCGTAGCGACTGTCTCTGCTAGCGAACCGCTGTCGATTGTCTCCCATGACGAACACGGTTCCTGGTTTGACCATCACCGGTCCGAAATTACCGTCTTCCACCGGACATTTCGCATAAGGTTCGTTTACCCGTATCCCGTTCCGATAGACCGCGCCATTTTTAATTTCAATCCGGTCTCCGGGTGTGCCAATCACCCGTTTCACCAGATATCGTCCTTTTTGTGACGGGTCTTCAAAGGTGATCACATCCCCCACTTTCGGCTTCTCAAACAAAAAGTAAAATTTGTTGACAAGCAATCGGTCACCGTTTTCCAGGGTCGGCTGCATCGAGGTTCCGTTGACGACGGATAACGCGACGCCGAATTGATTGACAGCCAGCGCCACCAAAACACTCATCACCATCATGCGAATCCAACGGAACCAACGGGTGTTGCGCCACTTCATTTGGCTTCACTTCACTCCATCAATCGTTTTTTTAAAAGAAGATATTGATGATACCACTTTCTCGCAAATGAAGGAGTAAATGGCGCTTCCCGACGCCTGATCCGCTCTTCCAAACGTTTAACCGCCCGCTCTACTTCACAGACGACCTCTTTCGGATAGCCCATTTTCCGCCGATTTACTTCAAACTCATCATGATCCACCCACCGATACCGAAGATCGACATCGGCGATCATATCCAAATCGTAGTCGATGTATGAGATTACACCGTTTTCGATTCGACAGGGGGACGCAATGTTGGTGTAGTATCGGCAGGGCTTCTCCTGTTCATCAAACAGTAGTATCGTATGAAACCACTCATATCTATGAAACTGGCAAATCGCTAGTCCCGGAGAAACCCACTCCTGCCCGTCTGACTCGACGACTTCAACATCGTGGTTTGCGAGAATGAGCGGCTCACCAGGGGAAAGTACCACGGACTTCTTCCACACACGATGCAGGCTACCGTCATGTTTCCAACTTTCAATGCGAACGATGTCACCCTTGTTCATCCGTCGATGCCTCCATCCATTCTCTTTATTGCCAAATTGGATGAATAGTAAAACAAGAAAACACAAAATCTTTGAAAACCGCCCAGATCTTCCATTTTTTAATCATTTATTCCCCTTGACATTTTCCTTCATTCCCGTTCATAATATATGGAACAACACAGGATCGATTACATAAACGCGATGACGGGGGCTAGTAAGGCCGTGCTACCGTCTCAGAGAGCGGAACCCACAGGCTGAAAGGTTCCGCCGGGATGCCGACCCGAACCCACCCCCGTAGCGGACGGTGACAAACCGGAACCGGAGCACGCTCCGTTATCAAGGTTGCGCGGTTTCAGACCGCGGCAGAGGTGGGCGCCACTGGGGCGTCAATCAAGGTGGTACCGCGAAAGAAATCCTCTTTCGTCCTTGGACGAAAGGGGTTTTTTTATTTTCCGGCTGAAAAAAGGAGGAATCACGATGGAACAACAGGTTCGATACTGTTTTATCGGTGCGGGATCGATGGCAGAGGCCATGATTTCTGGGCTGCTAAAAAAGGGCATGGCCGAACCCAAACAGATCATGGTCATCAATCGGCAGAACCGGGCCCGATTAGCATACCTGAACCGGGAGTACGGTGTCCAGATTCCCGAAAACAAAGGGGACGCCGTTCTCCAATCGGATATCGTCATACTTGCCGCCAAGCCGAAAGACATCCCTGACGCCCTCACACAATGGGGACCCATGATCCGCACCGATCAACTGGTGATCTCCGTGGCAGCCGGCATTTCTACCACGTTCATCGAGCACCATCTGAAGGAAGGCACCGCGGTGATCCGCTCCATGCCCAATACCTCCTGTACGATTGGCCTGTCGGCAACAGCCATTTGCCAAGGACGCTGGGCCACACGTGAAAACATGGAATCGGCACGCCACCTGTTCCAGGCTATCGGCATCGTCGTGGAGGTGTCGGAAGAAGCCATGGACACGGTGACAGGCTTATCCGGAAGTGGTCCCGCTTATATTTACTACATGGTGGAGGCGATGCAACAAGCAGGGGTCGAAGCCGGCCTCAACGCCGACATTGCACGGCAACTCACTCTGCAGACATTGTTGGGAGCGGCTCACATGCTGATGGAAACCAAGGAGGAACCGGCGGAACTGAGACGCAAAGTCACCTCTCCAGGCGGCACAACTATGGCCGGGTTGGAAACGCTCCGCCAGTATCAATTCGATAAGGCGGTTCAATCGGCCATATTCCGTGCCAAAGAACGCTCAAAAGAACTGGGCGGCGCGTTCACAACCACTGTCAAAACATAAAAAAAACCTCTGCCGGCAAGCAGAGGGAGTATCTTGGTCAGGTCCCACTCGAAAAGCTCAATGGACCACTTTTTTTTTCCAAAACTCACGTCTGGGAAACCGTCGGTTTTTGGAATTCCAGATACTTCTTGGCCAACGCCACCGCTTTACGTACATCAAGGTATCCAGCTTGGTCACCGGACATTTCCTGAGAGGTGGACATCAGGATACTCTTGACGTCGTTGGGGCTGAGATACGGATTGGCCTCCAGCAACTGTGCTACGACACCCGCACAAATCGGTGTGGCCATCGAGGTGCCGGACAGGCGGATGTAATGCTCTCCCACGCGGTTTTCCGGCAATTGTTTCTCCAACTGCGAACCCGGCGCAGACAGAGATACGATATCCGTACCCGGCGCATACACATCCGGTTTGACCAGCATATCGATGGTCGGACCACGGCTGGAGAAGGAGGCTTTTTCGTCATCTCCGCGCGTGACGGTGTTATGGTCGTCGGCCGCCCCCACTGTGATGATCATCGGGTCCAGACCGGGCGTGCTGATCGTCATCGGGTACGGGCCATCGTTGCCTGCGGCCGCACACACGACAATACCGCTGTGCCACGCTTTTTCCACGGCCTGAGCCACCGGGTCGTCCCGGTACGATTCAAACGCAGGCGCACCCAGGGAAAGCGAAAGGACACGAATGTTGTACTTCTGCTTGTTTTTCACACACCACTCAATCCCGCGGATCACCGTGGACAATTGACCGCTACCGTTTCCGTCCAATACCTTGACGCCAACCAGGTTGGCTTCCGGTGCAGGGGCCGTATACAACCCTTCTGATTGATAACCATTTCCAGCCGCATCTCCCGCACAATGCGTACCGTGTCCCTGGTCGTCGTATGGCTCGGTTTTTCCGTTTACCAAGTCGACAAACTTCAGGATGCGGTTTTTGGGGCGAGTCAAATCCGCATGCGGATAGATGCCGGTGTCCACGATGGCGATGGTGACGCCTTTACCCGTGTATTCCAGTTTTGCCTGCACATCGCGAGAACCGATCGATCGGGTAGCTACGTCCAAAAACGCCCGCACTTCCCGGTCATGGAAAATACGGTCCACCGCTTCATGCTCCACCAGTTGCCGGATGGTCTCGGGATGAAGGTGGCCATACAACCCGTGCACCAGCTCCAATTCACCATGAACAGCGTTGCATTCCCCTTCTTGGCACAACTGAAACACATGCTCTTTTTTCTCGTCTTCCAGATCCTTCTTCAACCGGATAATCACCGGAACCGTCGCTTTGTCGTCGTCTTGTTCCCGGAGGCGTCTCAATTCATGAACCAATACCGGATCCAGCGAATTTGCCACTTGTTCAAACCAGGCTTTTTGCCCTTTCCCCATTTTTTCCACCTCCCATATAATGAATTGGCTATTTTTGGCCTCAATCCTGCTCTGAAATAAAAAAAATTTGCGGAAAACAAAAAAGTCCGTCCGTATACCCGGACAGACCCATCGAGTTGAAAAACGTTGGCTAGCTTCACACGGCTAAAGCACTAGGGGCACTCCCTTTGGTCGCCGTGGGCTTCTCGCTTCATCTGGCGTGGCAACCCACATCCATCCACGATGGCTTCGTCCAAGCCTGGGTGATTTCGTTTGGCGAGTTTTCGCATTCGTAGTAGTTTTAAGTGTTTTCGCACTACTTGATCGTACCAAAATCTTGTAGGACTTGCGAGAGGGCTGAAGCCCTCCCTCGTCCGACGCTCGCTATCATCCCAACCCTGAAGGGCTGGGTTTTCCCGCTCGTTCCTAATAAAAATTCAATTAAGTCCGTTTAAGCTTGTTTTCGCCATTCGATGCATTCCTCAAATAAATCCTTTTCCAGCAAACTGGAACACGTATTACTGTAACCCAGATGCTGATAGAACGGAAGCAATTTTTCCGTGCCGGGGTCCACTGTGATCCACAACCGTTTGACCCCTTTTTTACGTAACCGCTCTTCCAAAGCGCGGATGAGACTGCGACCGATTCCCCGGCGTTGATAAGAAGGATGAACGGCTAAACAGTAGAAAAAACCGCTGGTTCCATCCTGCACGCCAACGATCGCACCCACCACCCGGTTATCCACTTCCGCCACCAGCACCAAATCGCGGTCACGAGCCAACTGCTGAGTGAGTACCTGCAGCGTTTCCGCCTCCGGCTTTGCGGATGTGTTCAGTTTCCAAATTTCTGACACATCGTGTGCATCGGATAATTGAAAAGAGCGCAGACGCATGTTGTTGTTTCCTCCCTCGATGGCGGCTTCCTTTTAAAAAGTGTAACGTTCCCGCATCCTGAATGCAAACCCCGTTAACAGTCAAATATCTTTTAAAAACTAGCATTTGCTTGGTTTCCCGTCAACTATTCATTCACTTTGGCGCCCCCTGTCTCACTGATATCAGCTTCCACTATCCCAACTGAAACACGGACTGGTATGTTCATCTGCGCAGCAGCGGCAGGCGAAACTGGATCATCAAACTCCCTTGATCCTGCGTGGCCGTCACGTATCCCCCGTGCATTTCCGCAATCATCCTGACGATGGCCAAGCCGACACCCGATCCCCATGATCGGGATCGCTCCCCGGTGACAAATACGTCAAATAATCGGTTCAGTATTTCTTTCGGCAAGGGATCAGCCATATTTTTCACCTTTAAAACTGCCATATCCCCTTCCCTTACCGTGGTGATCACCATCTCGCCCGGCCGGATGCCGTGCTGGAGAGCATTGTGAAAGACATTGTCCAACATCCGCACCAACAAGTCGGGATCGCCATCCAATTCCAACGGGTCTTCACACAAATCAAGCCGGATGCTCATTTGTTCCCGTTCGGCGAGGGGAATGGTCTCCTCTGCCAGCTGTTCGATCAGTCGGTTGAAAGACAGACGGGTTTTCCGGATCGGCACTTGATGATGTGTCCACTTGGCGTAGTCGAATAAATCTTCGATCAATCTCTTCATACTTTGGGCTTTGGAAAGCCCGATTCCCGCATAGCGACGGATCTCGGTTTCGGACACATCAGGGTGATCCCGTATCCAGAGGAGGTATCCGATCATGGAAGTCAACGGTGTTCTGAGATCATGGGAAATACTAGTGATCAACTCATGACGCTGTTCGTCCAAGCGTTTTTCCTTCTCTCGGCTTTCTTTCAGCTTTCTTGCCATTTCGTTGATATGTCGGCCCAAAATACCCAATTCATCGTCGCCTTTTTCAGGCACACGTGTTTCCCACCTGCCTTGGGCAATCTCCTGGACACCGCGGGACATAGCGGCAATTTGCCGTAGTTTCCCCCTGGTCAGCAAGTGGTACACAAGCCAGAAAGACAAAATACCGGAGCAAAAACTCATCAACGGATTTCCCTGGCCAACCGGTTGCCCGTTTCCCCTCCAATCGGCCACCAAATAGACCGGTTGATGATCGAGATAGAACGGATAGACAAACGTCAAGTTCTGAACTCCACCACTAGTACTCAAATCATCCGATTGACGCATCATACGAAAAAACAGGTTGTGAATATTTTCTCTTCTCCTGGGTGCATGCGCCGACTGATAAAGCAGACTTCCATTATGATCCAACACGCGCAGTCTCATCCGACTGGTTTGTTCCAGGCTGTTCAACCATGTGTTGCGCTTGGCTGCTCGGATCTGTGACATTTCCCGGGCATAATGTGACAAGAAGATATGGGTTATTTCCTCTTCTCCCGGGTAGTAGTAATAGCGTTTCTCTCTGATGGTAAGTTTCTCCCCTATCGTTCCCCCCACCAACATAGCCGCCAAACTGATCAGAAACACGACGATCATCCGGGTTCGCAGGCGAGACCACATTTTTCTAATCCAGCGGATCACAAGACGGCTTTTCCTCTGTTTCGGATCATTCATCGCGACCTGGATGGGAATCGGCCGCCGCCTTGTATCCCACCCCCCAAACCGTAAGCACAATCGCGGGGTTTTTGGGGTCATCCTCGATCTTTTCGCGGATTTTTCGAATATGTACCATGATCGTATTGTTGGAGGACAGCATCGGTTCCCCCCACACCCGTTCATAGATCTCTTCCGACCGAAACACCACTCCGGGATGACGAAACAGCAATGCCAAAATATCAAATTCGCGAGGTGTCAGGTGAACGGGTTGACCGTGAACCCATACCTGGCGCTTCTCGGGATGAAGGGTTACCGCACCAATGGAAAGCAGATTTGTCCGTACGGAAGCGTCGTTGGTATATCGTTTGTACCGCCGCAACTGTGACTTGACCCGCGCCACCAGTTCCAAGGGGTTGAACGGTTTGGTGACATAATCGTCAGCCCCCACAGCCAACCCCTGAATCTTGTCCAAATCTCCCGTCTTGGCCGTCAGCATGATGATGGGCATCCACTGTGTTTTGCGGATTCTGGTGCATGCTTCCATTCCTTCCATCCCTGGCATCATGACGTCCAGGATCATCAGGTCAACCGTATGTTTGCGCGTTAGTTCCAATGCTTCCCGACCGTCGGCCGCTTCCAACACGCGATACCCCTCATTTGTCAGATAGAGACGGATTAACTCCCGAATGTCAGGCTCATCGTCGACGATCAACACGGTTGTTTGCATTTCCATCCGGCCTTTCATCCTCCCCCAACCGGTCCCTTCTCATTCTCCGCCCATGGCAGATGATCTTTTACAGTTATGGGTTAAGATTTGCCCATCCATTTCCCTTTTCCTTCTCCCGTGTTTTGGGTTTGCTGCATACATAGACGAAAGCGGGCGGCAGATTCCAGAATACCAACCGGGACGAGACGCGGTGAAATCGCTCCCGAAACAGAGGCAACATGTGCAGTGTGTACTGGTAGGCGACAAACATACCGTCCGGTGCCAACCGTTCCGTCACTTCATCCAAAATTGCATGCCGTATCGCATTGGGAAAATTGGTGAAAGGCAAACTGGACAGGATACAATCCACCTGTCCGATCCCGTGCTGCTCCAACTCCTCACCCAGTTTTTCCGCATGTTCGGCATGATGAAGGTACGGAAAACGGTGAAAAAGCAAGTCTCGTAAATGGGTATCTCGTTCAAATACGATTACATGGGTCTCCGGACGGGTCCGTTGAACCAACGCTTCGGTGATCACCCCTGTTCCCGCTCCCAATTCGACCACTGTATCGACCTGTTCCCACGGAATGGGATCGAGCATGGCCCGAACAAGGTGAGCGGAGCTGGGGGTGATGCTGCCGATCATGCGGGGAGATCTGAAAAAACGCAACAAAAATGCCATTCGGTCCATCAACGACTCCACGATATCACTCCCTTGCACCCTTTGACACCTACCAGATTAAGCGCGGATTCTTAACATTTCAGGAGGGAAGTCCTTAACTTTCTCTTAACACAATCCAATAAAGCGATCTTTTCCTGGCCGCCCACTCGGTCACCGAGATGCTGCCCCGCCTTCTGCCGGTGTGGCCCCCGCCATCAACGCCGACCAACCGCCGGACAAAAACAGCGGAAATCCAAACAACCAAGCTGGCGGAACAGTTACATACCAGGACCAAAGTACCGATACAAGACCCACCAACCACAAACCGAACGAACAACCGGCCACCCGCGCTGAAAACGAAGGATGCCGAGACAAGATTACCGTACACATCAAACCGGAACACACATAACAGAAGTTGCCGAATATGCCGCCAAAAACATACAGCAGACGGTTCCCTTCCGCCAAATATGCCTGCAACCCAACCGTAGGAATCTGCCTCAGCCATTCGGTCAAAGCGGATATCATCGTCAATTGCACCAGATGGTGCAGGATGACGGAGGCGGCACCAATCACCCACACCAACCACGCCAACGAGAGAATAGCACCGTATTCGGCGGAAAAGCACCGATACCATCTCCCGTACCAAACAGCCATGCAACAAGCCGCCAATATGCCGGCCTGCCACAACCACGCCGGCGATCCTCCCTCCCCATCCCGACAATACCAGACCAACCATCCGGCCACTCCTCCCGCATGCACCGCAAGGGTAGCCGGAAGCAACCACTTCGTTAAACGGAAGGGTACGCGCACATCCTCCACCCCTTTTCCATCAAGCTTCGGGCCGACAGGGAAGATTTCCCTTGCAAAATCGGACTTTCTTCAACCCAAACTATGCAAAAGAGGAGGGAAAGGGAATGACTCGCCGCATTTTCGTAGTATTGATGTGTGGTTTCTTCTTGACAGTTTCGGCGGGATGCCAATGGGCCAAACCACCGGAACAACGCCAAGGATTGTCCAATGACAGTCAATCCTATACCTATGTAGGTTATCCCGAAAGCCATATAGTACAGGCGGCTCAAACCGTCGAGGGAGTCCGGTCCGCCCGGTTGGACTACGATGGTCGACGCCTTATCTTATACGTGGAGCCGGAACGCTGGGTAAAACCGCATCAATACCATCGTCTCGAACGTCTGGTACATCGCAATGTGGGTGATATCGCCCCGCACAAACCGTTTGAGGTCAAAGTACTGTCCAACATCCGAACGGGCACGCATTGACGTTTTCCTATTTTTCCCATTCTCAACAAC
This window encodes:
- the proC gene encoding pyrroline-5-carboxylate reductase, translated to MEQQVRYCFIGAGSMAEAMISGLLKKGMAEPKQIMVINRQNRARLAYLNREYGVQIPENKGDAVLQSDIVILAAKPKDIPDALTQWGPMIRTDQLVISVAAGISTTFIEHHLKEGTAVIRSMPNTSCTIGLSATAICQGRWATRENMESARHLFQAIGIVVEVSEEAMDTVTGLSGSGPAYIYYMVEAMQQAGVEAGLNADIARQLTLQTLLGAAHMLMETKEEPAELRRKVTSPGGTTMAGLETLRQYQFDKAVQSAIFRAKERSKELGGAFTTTVKT
- a CDS encoding HAMP domain-containing sensor histidine kinase, producing MIRWIRKMWSRLRTRMIVVFLISLAAMLVGGTIGEKLTIREKRYYYYPGEEEITHIFLSHYAREMSQIRAAKRNTWLNSLEQTSRMRLRVLDHNGSLLYQSAHAPRRRENIHNLFFRMMRQSDDLSTSGGVQNLTFVYPFYLDHQPVYLVADWRGNGQPVGQGNPLMSFCSGILSFWLVYHLLTRGKLRQIAAMSRGVQEIAQGRWETRVPEKGDDELGILGRHINEMARKLKESREKEKRLDEQRHELITSISHDLRTPLTSMIGYLLWIRDHPDVSETEIRRYAGIGLSKAQSMKRLIEDLFDYAKWTHHQVPIRKTRLSFNRLIEQLAEETIPLAEREQMSIRLDLCEDPLELDGDPDLLVRMLDNVFHNALQHGIRPGEMVITTVREGDMAVLKVKNMADPLPKEILNRLFDVFVTGERSRSWGSGVGLAIVRMIAEMHGGYVTATQDQGSLMIQFRLPLLRR
- a CDS encoding S8 family peptidase, whose translation is MGKGQKAWFEQVANSLDPVLVHELRRLREQDDDKATVPVIIRLKKDLEDEKKEHVFQLCQEGECNAVHGELELVHGLYGHLHPETIRQLVEHEAVDRIFHDREVRAFLDVATRSIGSRDVQAKLEYTGKGVTIAIVDTGIYPHADLTRPKNRILKFVDLVNGKTEPYDDQGHGTHCAGDAAGNGYQSEGLYTAPAPEANLVGVKVLDGNGSGQLSTVIRGIEWCVKNKQKYNIRVLSLSLGAPAFESYRDDPVAQAVEKAWHSGIVVCAAAGNDGPYPMTISTPGLDPMIITVGAADDHNTVTRGDDEKASFSSRGPTIDMLVKPDVYAPGTDIVSLSAPGSQLEKQLPENRVGEHYIRLSGTSMATPICAGVVAQLLEANPYLSPNDVKSILMSTSQEMSGDQAGYLDVRKAVALAKKYLEFQKPTVSQT
- the codY gene encoding GTP-sensing pleiotropic transcriptional regulator CodY yields the protein MDLLNKTRRISRILQKNVGHHLVDFDDVAQALCDVIQANIYVVNPDGKLLGMAIDHEIENERMQQYLRERQFPAEYARLLMEVEKTTANISVDSPYTAYPTEMKDMFRTGYTTLVPIVGGGDHLGTLVLSRLNEEFVNDDLILAEYGATVVGMEILRERAGQIEEEARSRAVVQLAINSLSFSELEAAEHIFKELDGNEGLLVASKIADRVGITRSVIVNALRKLESAGVVESRSLGMKGTYIKILNPKLLPALEKARH
- a CDS encoding class I SAM-dependent methyltransferase, which produces MESLMDRMAFLLRFFRSPRMIGSITPSSAHLVRAMLDPIPWEQVDTVVELGAGTGVITEALVQRTRPETHVIVFERDTHLRDLLFHRFPYLHHAEHAEKLGEELEQHGIGQVDCILSSLPFTNFPNAIRHAILDEVTERLAPDGMFVAYQYTLHMLPLFRERFHRVSSRLVFWNLPPAFVYVCSKPKTREKEKGNGWANLNP
- a CDS encoding serine hydrolase domain-containing protein, with the protein product MLLLGVAMTIGVSVKGEISILTSIMIRQTEEMEMKRNEWNEIDGIMQQAVEKGVIPGGVVLVARNGMIAKVRAYGWAARYRDARKTPLTQAVQATTNTVYDVASLTKLFTATAVMRLVEQGRISLDDPVGRYLSDFTSEGKESITVRYLLSHTSGLPANLPLFQNSGLPEKRMRVAMGTKPVATPGTLYIYSDIGYMVLGELVHRVSGKYLDQFMQEKILLPLSMSSTGFRPPDTWKARIAPTEEQIVPSRGLVWGEVHDENAWALGGVAGHAGLFSTVGDLARFGQMFLNEGSLGGVRVLHPSSVREMFRLQTSTIPHVNRGLGWELHQPGYMGEHTDGKRAGHTGFTGTSIVLDREDGWMLILLTNRVHPTREGPAIAIVRKRLANAVEKTIQ
- a CDS encoding response regulator transcription factor — protein: MQTTVLIVDDEPDIRELIRLYLTNEGYRVLEAADGREALELTRKHTVDLMILDVMMPGMEGMEACTRIRKTQWMPIIMLTAKTGDLDKIQGLAVGADDYVTKPFNPLELVARVKSQLRRYKRYTNDASVRTNLLSIGAVTLHPEKRQVWVHGQPVHLTPREFDILALLFRHPGVVFRSEEIYERVWGEPMLSSNNTIMVHIRKIREKIEDDPKNPAIVLTVWGVGYKAAADSHPGRDE
- a CDS encoding GNAT family N-acetyltransferase translates to MRLRSFQLSDAHDVSEIWKLNTSAKPEAETLQVLTQQLARDRDLVLVAEVDNRVVGAIVGVQDGTSGFFYCLAVHPSYQRRGIGRSLIRALEERLRKKGVKRLWITVDPGTEKLLPFYQHLGYSNTCSSLLEKDLFEECIEWRKQA
- a CDS encoding DUF402 domain-containing protein; translation: MNKGDIVRIESWKHDGSLHRVWKKSVVLSPGEPLILANHDVEVVESDGQEWVSPGLAICQFHRYEWFHTILLFDEQEKPCRYYTNIASPCRIENGVISYIDYDLDMIADVDLRYRWVDHDEFEVNRRKMGYPKEVVCEVERAVKRLEERIRRREAPFTPSFARKWYHQYLLLKKRLME
- the lepB gene encoding signal peptidase I, which encodes MKWRNTRWFRWIRMMVMSVLVALAVNQFGVALSVVNGTSMQPTLENGDRLLVNKFYFLFEKPKVGDVITFEDPSQKGRYLVKRVIGTPGDRIEIKNGAVYRNGIRVNEPYAKCPVEDGNFGPVMVKPGTVFVMGDNRQRFASRDSRYESVGLVPYHLINGKVELILYRPSLEAFL